Within Agarivorans litoreus, the genomic segment AGCTGCTGCTTGGTCGCTATCCAGCTGGCGAAATTACTGTTACTGGTCAGCTTAACGTTCCATTAAACACCATTCCTGCCGGTGTACCTTCTGAGTTGTTGCAACGTCGACACGACATTAAAGCCGCTCAATATCAACTCGCTGCGGCTGACTTGCGGGTTTATGCCGCTTATAGAGATCGCTTCCCTAGCCTCACCCTCACCGCCAGCGGCGGTGGGCAAAGCAGCCAACTCAATCAGCTAGTTAATGGCGAATCATTAGTGTGGTCTTTGTTTGCTGGCGTTGCCGCACCAATTTTTGATGCAGCCCGCCGCGAAAACCAACAACTCAAGCAATATGCAATAGCCCAGGGTCTAAACTCTGCTTATTTAGAAAAAGTACTAGCTAGTTTTGGCGAAGTAGAAAAAAGCCTCTCACTAGAGCCAAATCTTTACCAAAATGCCCTGTTGTTAGCCACGGCAGCGGAAGACTCCAAACAAGCGGAGTCTCTGGCCTTTGAAAATTACCTAGCGGGTTTAAATGGATACGTCACGGTGCTGGAGTCTCAACGGCGCGCCTTTGATGCGCAAAGTAGCGCCATTAGCGCACTTAATTTGCAGCTTCAAAATCGCATAGCGCTTTATCTCGCCTTAGGCGGTCATCTCGAACAAGCGCAAACCACGCGTGAGGCTTTTGCCTCCGAGCCTTTATTTTAATGGAGCATTGCTATATATGGCCAAACTGATACGACTTAGCCTGCCACTGCTGGTAATTATTGCTGGCATAATGATTAGCCAGTATATCAAGGCAAACAAGCCACAGGCTCAACGTAAACCGCAAGCGGAAATCGCTAAACTTGCTGTAGAGGTAAGCCCACTAACCTTGCAAAGTTATCAAGCCAGCGTAAGCTCGTTTGGCACGATTCGCCCGCACACCGAAAGCAACCTAGTTGCTCAGGTTTCAGGTAGCATCACCTATGTCTCGGATAATTTTCGTGAAGGCGCGTTTTTCGAAAAAGACGAAGTGCTACTTAAAATTGATGCCAGAGATTACCAAAATGCCATTACCATCGCCGAAGCAGAGTTACAAACCAGCCAGCTACAATTAGTCGAAGAGCAAGCCAAAGTAGAACAAGCACTGCGTGACTGGAAACGCCTTGGTAAAGGAAAACCGGCTAATGATTTAGTATTACGCAAACCCCAATTGGCCGCTCAAGAAGCTTTAGTCGCCTCAGCTAAAGCCAAGTTAACCCGCGCCAAGTTAGATCTAGAGCGCACCGTAATTCGTGCCAGCTACGCCGGAAGGATTTTAGCAAGGAATGTCGAGCTGGGTGAATACGTAAGTAGCGGTAAAAACCTCGCCAGCAGCTACGCTGTCGATTATTTGGAAGTACGATTGCCACTTAGCTTAAACCAGCAAAGTGTATTAAACATTCCCGAAAACTATCGCCGTAAACAAAATCCAAGCAATAAACCACTGGTAGATTTAAGTAGCAACGTTGGTGCCCAAGAATATCATTGGCAGGCGCAAGTAGAGCGCAGTGAAGCCGCACTTGACAGCGCCAGCAGACAACTCTTTGTTGTGGCAAAAATTGATGACCCCTTCGGCCCAGCCAACGAAAACAAACCGGCGCTTAAAATTGGCCAATTTGTTAGTGCAAAAATCAAGGGGAAAATCTTAGATGAGGTATTTATTATCCCTCGCAGCGCTCTCTATTCGGGGCAACAAGTGATTGTATTGGAAGACGGATTACTACAAAGAAAATCAGTCAATATTCTGTGGCAAGACCAGCAAAGTTATATTGTGAAAGGCGGCATTGAAGCTGGCCAGTTGTTAGTAACCACACCACTTGGCAGAGTCATTAGTGGCACACCAGCCAAGCCCATAGGAGCCTAAAGCATGCAGCAAACTCGAATACGTGCAGCCTTGCTTAAGCGATTAGGGGGTCACCTACTATGCATGGACTAATAGCTTGGTTCACCCGTAATCACGTTGCAGCTAATTTGCTAATGGTGCTAATTGTTGGACTAGGTTTGTACTCGGCTAAATTTCGATTACCGCTAGAAGTTTTCCCAGAATTCGAACTTGATATGGTCAATGTGAGCATTGCTCTGCCCGGCTCCAGCCCAGAAGAAAGCGAAGAAAGCTTAGCCATTCGAATTGAAGAAGCGATCAGCGATATTGAAGGGATTGATCAAATATCTTCGGTTTCACAAGAAGGCGCTGCGCGGGTGAGCGCCGAGATCAACTCTCACTACGACACTCGTGATGTAATGAACGATATTAAATCACGCATCGATGCCATTAATACCTTTCCCAGTGATGCTGAGCGCCCCGTGGTTAGCCTTACCCAGCGTAAGCGAGAAACCATTACCGTGGCCGTATCTGGGGACTTAACTCATAGCGAATTGCGCTTAGTAGCAGAATCGATTCGTGATGAATTATTGCAGCTGCCTGAGCTAACCCAAGTTGAATTGGATTCGGTAGCTCCTTACGAAATCTCCATCGAAGTCTCAGAGCAAAAGCTACGCGAATATGGTCTAGAGCTAAGTAAAGTTGCTCAAACCATTAGCCAAGCCTCGTTCGATTTATCTGCAGGTTCAGTAAAAACCCAAGGCGGTGAGATACTACTGCGCACCAAAGGCCAAGCTTATGTAGGTGATGAGTTTGCCAACTTGCTAATTATTAGCCGCGCCGACGGCACCCGCATTCGCTTATCCGACATTGCCACGGTGGTGGATGGTTTTGAAGAAACCCCCATCGAGAACCGCTTCAATAACCAACCCGCGGTGATGATCGAGGTTTACCGAGTTGGCGACCAAAGTGCTATTGCCATCTCGGATGCAGTGAAGCAATACATTAGCAACAAGCAACCGTATTTACCGCAGGGGATCTCACTAAACTATTGGCGAGACAGCGCTAAAATAGTAAAAGCACGTTTGAACACCTTAAAAAATAGTGCCATTCAAGGTTGTTTATTAGTGGCCTTATTGCTGGCTATTTTCCTGCGACCCGCCATCGCAGTATGGGTGTGTATCGGCATTCCCATTAGCTTTATGGGTGGCTTATTGCTCATGCCGACCCTGGACGTTACCATCAATATCATCTCGCTGTTTGCCTTTATCATGGTATTGGGGATCTTAGTAGACGATGCCATTGTCACCGGCGAGAATATTTATACCCACCTAAAAGCGGGTGAAGAACCGCTACACGCTGCCATTAAAGGCACCCAAGAAGTCGCCGTACCAGTGACTTTTGGCGTGCTTACCACCATTGCCGCCTTTATGCCATTGATGATGATTGATGGGGTGCGAGGCAAAATATTTGCGCAAATCCCACTGATTGTTATTCCGGTGCTACTGTTTTCTTTGGTGGAATCAAAATTAATTCTGCCCGCCCATCTAAAACACATAAAACCTGCCAGTAAAAATCCCGGGCGCTTTAGTTATTGGCAAAACCGTTTCGCCAACGGCTTTGAAGCGGCTATTTTAAAGTTTTATAAACCGCTGCTAAAGGCCGCCCTATCTCGACGACTACTAAGCGCCGCCATTGCCATTAGTATTTTTGTAGTGGTGTTATCTTTAGCCACCGCTGGCTGGGTGCGTTTTATTTTCTTCCCTAGGGTGCCTAGTGAAACCGCCCGCGCCACCTTAGTTATGCCTGCGGGAACCGCCTTTAATACCACCGACGATTACGTTAATCGAATGCTAACGGCTGCCTTAGCGTTACAAGAAAAATACCGTGACCAAGAGACTGGCGATAGCGTTATTTTGAATATTTTGGCCACCAGTGGTTCTAGCGGTGGCTCGGGCAGTGGCCAAAGCAATAGAGGCCGAGTGATATTTGAAATAGAACCGCCCGAATCACGCACCAACCCAATTAGCAGTGGCGATTTAGTCAGAGAATGGCGACAACTTATCGGTAGCCTGCCTGGCGCAGAAAGTTTGACCTTTAGAGCCGAAATAGGCCGCGGAGGTTCGCCCTTAGATGTGCAATTCAGCAGTAACGATTTTGCAGCGATGGCGCAGGTGGCCAAGCTTACCAAACAAAAACTACAAGAATACCCCGCGGTATTTGATGTAGAAGACAGCTTGGCCGACGGTAAACTAGAACTACAACTCAACATTAAGCCGCAAGCCCAAGCGTTAGGCTTGAGCTTAAATGATTTAGCCCAGCAAGTAAGAAGTGCGTTTTTTGGTTATCAAGTACAGCGCATTCAGCGTGGCCGTGAGGATGTAAAAGTATACGTTCGCTACCCCGCCAGCGAACGCCGCTCTCAATACAACCTCAATAACATGCTTATTCGCACCCCAGATGGGGCCGAGTTACCGTTTAGTGAAGTAGCCAGCGTCACTCCTTCGCAAAGCCCAGCTACCATTACTCGCATAGACCGCTTACGCACCCAAAACATTCGGGCCGATGTGAACAAAGAGCAAGCCAATATTGAGGTGATAAAAACAGAACTACAGCAGTGGCTAAACCAAACCTTAGTAGCCTATCCACAGGTAAACGCTAGCCTAGAAGGCGAAGCCAAAGAACAACGAGAATCCTTTACCAGTTTAGGCTTTGGCTTGTTGTTTGTGCTGTTTGTTATCTACGGTTTACTAGCGATTCCATTTGGCTCCTACTGGCAACCCTTAGTAGTTATGTCGATCATCCCCTATGGCGCAGTGGGTGCAGTATTAGGTCACATGATTATGGGCATGCCATTAACCATTATGAGCATGATGGGCATGTTGGCACTGACCGGTGTAGTAGTAAACGACAGCCTAGTATTGGTGGACTACATTAATCGCCAACGTAAAAAAGGGGTGGACTTAATGAGCGCGGTAGCCAATGCCGGCGTGGCCCGTTTTAGAGCAGTAATACTCACCTCGCTCACCACTTTTGCAGGTTTGATGCCGCTGATTTTCGAGAAAAGTACCCAAGCTCAATTTTTGATCCCTATGGCGGTATCATTAGGCTTTGGCATTATCTTCGCCACCATGATCACTTTGTTGATTGTGCCAGTTAACTACCTGTTGTTAGAAGACGCCCAACGAGCACTGAAACAAGCCAAGCAGTGGTGGCTGCGCGGATTTGAATCTCCAAGTAATTAAACCAAATGGCGCAGCTCAAGCAAAAAAGGAATTAGCTTAACTAGGGTCTGTTGAACTTTGGTGTTGAAGTTTTGCTCGAGATAAGCGGGCTTTAATCGCGGCGAGCACTTAGAAGCCTAGTGGGCTAAGCAAGAAGTGCTTAACAAAGAGTAAAGTTCGCTTACCCGAACCCTTCGGGCAGCATTTCTTAGCCATTTATTCAGCGTTAGCGAGTGATTATTAAGCACACTTAACTGCACCACTCACTGCCTTGCCTAAATGGCTAATAAATTGCTGCAAAAACCATCAGCAAAGATCAACAGACCCTAATCCCTTTTTAATTTTAAGTGGCAAGTACTTAAGCCAAGCTGCTTGCAACCATTTGCTGACCTTGCTCCACCGCCTCTGCAATAAATTCAGCTACTTTATCTTTATTCACACCAACAACTTCACATAAAGGTGCGGGCAAATTATTAGCCACCAACTCACTACTTAACCCTGCATTGAGTGCGTGGTGAGCGAAAATGGCGAGGCGAATCAATACTGCTGGCTTAGACACCTCTTCAAAATCCATAGGATTAAGCTGCTGCTCGATAGCATCAGTGATGACTGGAGAAAAGTTCCAACGACGCGCAAGTTCTCCTCCAATTTGCGCGTAATCTAAACCTAGGGTTTGGCGTTGCGCCGACACCCGCGTTTCTCCAGTTTCTAAGCTCAACTCAATTAAGCCCGCTTCTTCGGGTGTTGCACTGGCTATTAGTAGCTCACCAAAGTTGTGTAACATGCCGCAGGTAAAAGCCATTTCTGGTTCTATATCAGTGCTTTTCGCCAAGGCTTGCGCCAACAACGCCACATACATGGCTTGGCTCCAGAATTGCTGTTGATCAAAGTTTTTACTTGGCATCATGCCATTTAAACCCGCTGCAACCACTAATGAACGGACCCGCTTTAAGCCAAGGCGAATCGCTGCAGCTTCAATAGAATCTATCTGCTTAATGCCACGAAATGCTGCCGAATTAGCCATCTTCAAAACATTCGCGCCTAAAGATTGGTCCGTCGCCAGCTTTTTACCTAATTGATGTAAATCGACATTCTCGTCGTTAATGCTGGTTAGCAATTCCTGCATAATTTGCGGCATCACCGGTAGTTTTTTTACCTGCTGGAAAAAGGCTTCCAGTTCCATGGAATACTCCCTAAAAATAATGTGAAGCACTGCATGCTTTCACGTACCAATTGGTCAAAAAATAAGCGTCATTTCACATCGGTGCAACAAGTTGACTTGTTTATCACCAAATTGACCCACACTGAATCTTATATGCAGATTAGTTTGACCTTATAGGCGCAGAAAATACAGTGACGATCGCACAAAATGACAGGAAAACTTGGCCGAGCTGTAAACCTATTACGCAAGGTTTATCACAACAGGAACTAAAAGAATTAATTTTAGGAAACAAAACCTTAGATTATGGTTCATGGCTACATTGCTTAGGTGCAGAGCGCTTGGTTGACGAGCAAGAATACCCCAGTGCCAGCCAAGCGCATATTGTCAGTGATGCCTTAGCGTAAAAACTGCTCAGGCACATCTTCTAACAACACCATTTTACGTATTTGATTTAAATTTACTTGATACCAAGTGAACTGGTGTAAGTGCTCTTCTGGACTACAACCAATCGTTCCCGCCATAAAGTTTCGAGTAAAGCTATACAAATACAAACAAATACTGGTTAGCGCTTCGTCATCCCATGTTGAACCATTTTCTCTGAACGAAAGTTTAGTATGCTGCATAACAATATCGCGATGCCAACTTTCCATGGCCTTAAAATCTTTATCATGTGTAAACAACTCATGAAAACTGACTAACATTATTTCAGTTTCTGGTAATTCATTAATGAGTATTTGAGCACTGTCTTTATATTCAACGATATTACCATTAGCTTGGCGAAGGTTACGTTCCTCTACCACTGTTTGCACTTTCTTAAACCAGCGAAGAGCCAATTCAAAAAAAATCGCTTCCTTGTTCTTAAAGAAACGATATAACGATGCGATATCAATCTGAGCATGCTGTGCAATTAAATTGGTATTTACCGATGCCATGCCCTGCTCTTTAATCAGAGACAAGGTACTGTCTAAGATATGTTCCACTAGCCGCCTGGTTCGCTCTTGGCTTGGCTGCTTGCGCATCGCCAAATGGTCAGGTACGACATAGTTTTCCATAGACACCTCTTATTGATAAATAACATAAACCAATTTTCGTCAGCTAATCCAGATTTAATCAAGCCTAGCTGAGATAATACAGCAGCTTATACTCCACAAACCCAAACTAAACAACTCTTACGCAGCATAACTGTGTATAAGTTTTGTCAACATGAAAAACTTATTGCTCGACAATGCTAAGGAATATGCAACAATACGAAAATATTTGACTCATTAGTCAGATCTAACAACTAGTTATTCACGGAGAAGAATTTGGACCGCTCGGCCGAAGATTTAGTCAACTGGTTTCGTCAGTCGGCACCCTATATTAATGCCCATCGGGGTAAAACCTTTGTTGTAATGCTTAGCGGCGAAGCCAGCAGTAGCAGTAATTTTAGCAACATCATCCAAGATATCGCACTACTTAAAACTCTTGGCGTTAAAATTGTTTTGGTATGCGGAGCCCGTCCGCAAATCGACAGCCTGATTGCCGCTCACCAACACAGCTGTTTATTTGCAGGTGAACAACGCATAACCGACGAGCGTAGCCTAAATATTATTAAGCAGGCTGTTGGCCAAATTCAAATGGATATCGAAGCTCAGTTATCCATGGGCTTGGTTAATTCCCCCCTGCATCAAGCGCATATTAATGTGGTTCGTGGAAATTTTGTCGTCGCCCAACCGATAGGCGTAGAAGACGGCATCGACTTTTTACACACCGGAAAAGTACGCCGCATTAACCACCAAAGTATTAAACGCCAGTTGGATCATGGTGAAATAGTCATGGTGTCGCCATTAGGCGTTTCAGTTACTGGCGAACTATTTAATATTTGTTCGGAAGACATCACTACTGAAATAGCTGTTTCCTTAAAAGCTGATAAGGTGATTTATTTCTGCCCTGAGCAAGGTATACACGATGACCAAGGGCAATTAGTTAGTGAATTACTACCAGACACTGCGAATCAACTGATGCGCTCCGAGCCCTTTCTGCGAGAGACCGACAAGGACACCTTACGCTATTTACGTGCCGCCATTCAATGTAGCGACCGAGGCATTGATCGCTGCCACTTAGTGAGCTACCAGCAAGATGGTGCGCTGCTGCAAGAGCTCTACACTCGAGATGGCAGCGGAACGCAGTTGGTGCAATATAGTTACGAGCGAGTACGTGAAGCTAGGCTAGATGACATTAATGGCATTATCGAATTAATAAGACCATTAGAAGAAGAAGGCATTTTAGTGCGTCGCTCACGCGAACTACTGGAGATGGAAATTGAACGCTTTACCATTGTAGAGCGTGACGGCATGATCATTGGCTGTGCTGCACTCTATGCCTTTGAACAAGAAAACATTGGCGAACTGGCCTGTTTAGTCAGCCACCCGCAATATCGTCAAGCCAGCCGTGGCGACCGCTTGTTGCAAGCAATTGTTAAACGCGCTCGCCAGCAAGGCTTAAGCAAGCTATTTGTTCTCACCACTAAAAGCATTCATTGGTTTAGAGAGCGCGGCTTTGCCCCCGCCGATTTTGAGGATCTTCCTACTGAAAAGCAGGCTATCTACAACCTGCAACGACGCTCTAAGATCTTGATAATGGATATCACTCAATAAGCGCCCCGGCGCTCACTTTTCGCCAAACCGCTAAAGCAAAAAACCAGCTCGATAAAGAGCTGGCAAAATGACAAACATAAGAAAATAAGGAAGCACGCTAAGCAGGCGCTTAGCGTGTAAGTGTCTCTCTTAGAAGTCGTAGCGTGCTGCGAAGTGGAACTCGTTTTTAGCGTCATCAATATTGTTAATTTGGTAAGCCGCAACAATACGTAATTGCTTAGTTAAGTTATAACGCCCTTCAATGGTGTAGTAATCTACTTCGTCAAATTTGGCGGCGCCTTCTGGCTCAATTTCAGCTTTGTTCCACATAGCTTGAGCGCGGAAATCCTTAGTGAATTTGTAACCAGCCACTAATTCATAACCAGTGTGCTTATTTTTCGCATCAGAACCATGCAATTTAAAGGCTTTGTTGTTTTCACCCTTGGCGTAGTTAAATGCCGCATAAACGCCGTTGGCGTCGTAGTTAATACCTGCCAGAGCCATTTTACTATCTTTAACATCGCCATTATTAGCAATGTTGTATGCCGCGCCCAAACCTAGGCCAAAATCAAAAGTGTAAGCTAAAGCAACACCATAAGCAGAGTTGTCGAGGCTAGCTCCAGTGTCATCTTTCTCATTATCGTTAAACTTGTAAGAAGCGTGAATATCAAAACCGCTGAACTCGCCAGCGTACTTAAGCACGCTGTTTGAGCGGCCAATACCTTCTTCACGGCTAGAGCTGATACCGATAGCTGAGTTACCGTAAGGGTTAACGTAGCTTGAATCTGTCCAATCAGCGATCAACTCTAAAGCACCGTAGTTACGACCGAACGTTACTTCACCAAAGTTGCCACCGAAGCCAGCGTAAGCTAAACGTGCTTTAGTTGCTGAAGTGTTGTCTTTTTCGTCGTTATTTTCCATTTGTAGCTCGTAACGACCAAGAGCGTAGTTAGACTCACCAACTTTAGATTTAACTTTAGCGCCAAAACGAACGTATTGGTCAGCACCAAAATTGTCAGAACGGCCTTCGTCGTCACCCGCTGTGTAACCGGCATATACACGGCCATATAGATCTACTGCGTGTTTTTCATCTTCGTAAACTTTAGCAGCGTTAGCAGAACCAGAAGCAGCAGCAACCGCCAAAGCGATAAGAGTAAGCTTTTTCATTTCAATCCCTAAAAAATGTGAAGTACATCAAGTAAAAGTTGCACAAATCTTAGGATTGAAAAATGACAGCGAAGTGACTGAAATATTAAAGATTAATGACAGCGAAACTTTATCTAAAAGTTTGCAATAGTTTAATTTTTAAGGATTTTATTTGACACCTTGGAGTTGTCACAGTCAATGCCAGAATAAAGTATAGCCAAGAGCTAAATCTAAAAACGGTAGTTCAATCCGAGATTTAGGCCTAATTGCGACCAATAACTACCGACAAATGTAACTTGGCAACCAGGCCCGCATTCTATCTTGGAGCCATCGTTAACAAAGGTGCCATATAGACGGCCTTCTAGTTTTAAATCGAGGTTTTCAGTGAGGTGATAAAAGTAACCGCCACCTAAGCTAATAGAAAAGCGTTGGGTATCACCACCTGGGCTAGCGGAAAAGTGGGTAACACCAGCGCCACCGCTGGCAAAGGTTTCAAAGTTTTCATATTGCCAACGGCGAGATGCGGTTAAATGAGCATATACTACGTCAACATCAGTAGTAGCCGAGTCGTCCATCTCGGTGTTTTGCCAAGACACCAGCGCTCCCACGTAGTTTTCGTAAGTCTCACGCTTGCGGTTTTCGCCACGACTAGTAGCAAAATCAAAGGCGGCCATATAAGAAGGGGCCGAACGAACCGAGTAGGTCTGTTCAGTGTCTAGGTGGGTCATTTCGCCGCCAAAGGTATAGCCAGCACCAATGCTTACATCCGCGAGTGCGGGCAGCGAAACACAGCACGCCAATAACAATCCTATTTTTCTTAGCATCAGTCACTTCCTGTTAGACACATCAACAGTGTCTAACATTCAGTAACTTAAACCAAGCTCAAATCGCCTTAAATTGATTAGTTATCACATCATAGTGATAACCAATAGTTTCTAAGCGGCGGGCTAAAGAACGCTCTTCAAATCCAAAGGTTAAGGCTAAGTCTTCAAGGCTATTGCATTCTAAGCGCAACTTCTCATTTACAATACCTAGCAAGATATTGGCTTCAAGGTTCAACATATAGCTTGCATCCATAATCGACTCCTCATCTATTGGCTGCATAGAGATAATTTGAGCTTAGTTAAACAATCCTCACTTTTGTAGCTAAGCGCTAGCAACAATGCTGTATTTTTTTGTTTACTTAAGTGATAAGCAACAAAAAGCCCGGCGAGTGCCGGGCTTTAATGAGATAACCTTGTATTAGATATCAAACTGTTCGCGCATTAGTGCTTCATACTCGGTACACCCGCCAACGTGTTTCTCGTCAACAAAAATCTGCGGTACAGTTTCAACCGGTTTACCTACAGTTTTTTCAAGGTCAGCCTTTGAGATGCCTTCAGCATGAATATCAACATAACGGTAGTTATAGTCTTCGTGTGCTTCGCTTAATTGCTCGGCGATCTGCTTGGCACGAACACAATAAGGGCAACCAGGACGACCAAAAATTACTGCAAACATCTTAAACTCCAAAACCAATGTGAATTAGCCTTACTATAACGGCTAGTCAGCAAATAAAAA encodes:
- a CDS encoding efflux RND transporter periplasmic adaptor subunit — its product is MAKLIRLSLPLLVIIAGIMISQYIKANKPQAQRKPQAEIAKLAVEVSPLTLQSYQASVSSFGTIRPHTESNLVAQVSGSITYVSDNFREGAFFEKDEVLLKIDARDYQNAITIAEAELQTSQLQLVEEQAKVEQALRDWKRLGKGKPANDLVLRKPQLAAQEALVASAKAKLTRAKLDLERTVIRASYAGRILARNVELGEYVSSGKNLASSYAVDYLEVRLPLSLNQQSVLNIPENYRRKQNPSNKPLVDLSSNVGAQEYHWQAQVERSEAALDSASRQLFVVAKIDDPFGPANENKPALKIGQFVSAKIKGKILDEVFIIPRSALYSGQQVIVLEDGLLQRKSVNILWQDQQSYIVKGGIEAGQLLVTTPLGRVISGTPAKPIGA
- a CDS encoding efflux RND transporter permease subunit, translating into MHGLIAWFTRNHVAANLLMVLIVGLGLYSAKFRLPLEVFPEFELDMVNVSIALPGSSPEESEESLAIRIEEAISDIEGIDQISSVSQEGAARVSAEINSHYDTRDVMNDIKSRIDAINTFPSDAERPVVSLTQRKRETITVAVSGDLTHSELRLVAESIRDELLQLPELTQVELDSVAPYEISIEVSEQKLREYGLELSKVAQTISQASFDLSAGSVKTQGGEILLRTKGQAYVGDEFANLLIISRADGTRIRLSDIATVVDGFEETPIENRFNNQPAVMIEVYRVGDQSAIAISDAVKQYISNKQPYLPQGISLNYWRDSAKIVKARLNTLKNSAIQGCLLVALLLAIFLRPAIAVWVCIGIPISFMGGLLLMPTLDVTINIISLFAFIMVLGILVDDAIVTGENIYTHLKAGEEPLHAAIKGTQEVAVPVTFGVLTTIAAFMPLMMIDGVRGKIFAQIPLIVIPVLLFSLVESKLILPAHLKHIKPASKNPGRFSYWQNRFANGFEAAILKFYKPLLKAALSRRLLSAAIAISIFVVVLSLATAGWVRFIFFPRVPSETARATLVMPAGTAFNTTDDYVNRMLTAALALQEKYRDQETGDSVILNILATSGSSGGSGSGQSNRGRVIFEIEPPESRTNPISSGDLVREWRQLIGSLPGAESLTFRAEIGRGGSPLDVQFSSNDFAAMAQVAKLTKQKLQEYPAVFDVEDSLADGKLELQLNIKPQAQALGLSLNDLAQQVRSAFFGYQVQRIQRGREDVKVYVRYPASERRSQYNLNNMLIRTPDGAELPFSEVASVTPSQSPATITRIDRLRTQNIRADVNKEQANIEVIKTELQQWLNQTLVAYPQVNASLEGEAKEQRESFTSLGFGLLFVLFVIYGLLAIPFGSYWQPLVVMSIIPYGAVGAVLGHMIMGMPLTIMSMMGMLALTGVVVNDSLVLVDYINRQRKKGVDLMSAVANAGVARFRAVILTSLTTFAGLMPLIFEKSTQAQFLIPMAVSLGFGIIFATMITLLIVPVNYLLLEDAQRALKQAKQWWLRGFESPSN
- a CDS encoding HDOD domain-containing protein; this translates as MELEAFFQQVKKLPVMPQIMQELLTSINDENVDLHQLGKKLATDQSLGANVLKMANSAAFRGIKQIDSIEAAAIRLGLKRVRSLVVAAGLNGMMPSKNFDQQQFWSQAMYVALLAQALAKSTDIEPEMAFTCGMLHNFGELLIASATPEEAGLIELSLETGETRVSAQRQTLGLDYAQIGGELARRWNFSPVITDAIEQQLNPMDFEEVSKPAVLIRLAIFAHHALNAGLSSELVANNLPAPLCEVVGVNKDKVAEFIAEAVEQGQQMVASSLA
- a CDS encoding TetR/AcrR family transcriptional regulator; its protein translation is MENYVVPDHLAMRKQPSQERTRRLVEHILDSTLSLIKEQGMASVNTNLIAQHAQIDIASLYRFFKNKEAIFFELALRWFKKVQTVVEERNLRQANGNIVEYKDSAQILINELPETEIMLVSFHELFTHDKDFKAMESWHRDIVMQHTKLSFRENGSTWDDEALTSICLYLYSFTRNFMAGTIGCSPEEHLHQFTWYQVNLNQIRKMVLLEDVPEQFLR
- the argA gene encoding amino-acid N-acetyltransferase; the protein is MDRSAEDLVNWFRQSAPYINAHRGKTFVVMLSGEASSSSNFSNIIQDIALLKTLGVKIVLVCGARPQIDSLIAAHQHSCLFAGEQRITDERSLNIIKQAVGQIQMDIEAQLSMGLVNSPLHQAHINVVRGNFVVAQPIGVEDGIDFLHTGKVRRINHQSIKRQLDHGEIVMVSPLGVSVTGELFNICSEDITTEIAVSLKADKVIYFCPEQGIHDDQGQLVSELLPDTANQLMRSEPFLRETDKDTLRYLRAAIQCSDRGIDRCHLVSYQQDGALLQELYTRDGSGTQLVQYSYERVREARLDDINGIIELIRPLEEEGILVRRSRELLEMEIERFTIVERDGMIIGCAALYAFEQENIGELACLVSHPQYRQASRGDRLLQAIVKRARQQGLSKLFVLTTKSIHWFRERGFAPADFEDLPTEKQAIYNLQRRSKILIMDITQ
- a CDS encoding porin — encoded protein: MKKLTLIALAVAAASGSANAAKVYEDEKHAVDLYGRVYAGYTAGDDEGRSDNFGADQYVRFGAKVKSKVGESNYALGRYELQMENNDEKDNTSATKARLAYAGFGGNFGEVTFGRNYGALELIADWTDSSYVNPYGNSAIGISSSREEGIGRSNSVLKYAGEFSGFDIHASYKFNDNEKDDTGASLDNSAYGVALAYTFDFGLGLGAAYNIANNGDVKDSKMALAGINYDANGVYAAFNYAKGENNKAFKLHGSDAKNKHTGYELVAGYKFTKDFRAQAMWNKAEIEPEGAAKFDEVDYYTIEGRYNLTKQLRIVAAYQINNIDDAKNEFHFAARYDF
- a CDS encoding DUF4250 domain-containing protein → MDASYMLNLEANILLGIVNEKLRLECNSLEDLALTFGFEERSLARRLETIGYHYDVITNQFKAI
- a CDS encoding GrxA family glutaredoxin — translated: MFAVIFGRPGCPYCVRAKQIAEQLSEAHEDYNYRYVDIHAEGISKADLEKTVGKPVETVPQIFVDEKHVGGCTEYEALMREQFDI